In Torulaspora delbrueckii CBS 1146 chromosome 1, complete genome, one genomic interval encodes:
- the JIP4 gene encoding Jip4p (similar to Saccharomyces cerevisiae JIP4 (YDR475C) and YOR019W; ancestral locus Anc_5.609), protein MFLEDNTESLKNTYKTVKLYPELQGTGKGDKKLEDDMVVRQKFKPCVSFNTFPSYMGDDNGDDGLDFPGVQIPNEYTMEEYYDDESGYMSNNMEYFLRNNYLTDNSKFGGSPPPRNLSDKAAALNSMFRIAQNGKIVRVDYPTTPTITNDAIIINRAQPGWSSAWLARKSRIEERIKEKQTHFRFPHITFPQQPLTKKRIISHDGYTPISKDERRRERVLQEKVGFPNSPKTILCHVSGRRHTWVALDWAVRELAQSTDHIVVVANIPRFATANYGRSRSNNRFGAPNGRHRSRSAEPKSAYITESQGGSAEWTSGYSAEMVSNKLEDILTYIAVIVPKDIKVKVTVEIVIGKTKKILVDAMNVYTPDFCISTTLKWQRTDSLILWKAKNLTDILCTKYPIPVVVIPVKRMYEFEAALQKDFAPKENTGSSSEDVSSQSVDQPSRPDGQAPQSPTICLEASDMDSESDFSDSNSDGASVSTTSKEDLIEATKKHREEISEGLKELDGKEHKTAMQKNTDKLDLITQASLTFAMQVQNMNQEDREAGFTQLKRVITGETENKTHTVRSMVDVGSYPKKSHNKHVPSTKPRTSQIKFASNVNARDGNRALGNSKIKVTSPESSPPPPTHPRSSHDEPLRKTKSSQPTSIRKVRSASNISRVKSNESMTSSGSSSSGRKKGGFLSIFRHSGSRSRSTSRRNSDASDTDAVSLNDSDSGKKRRSRLFGFG, encoded by the coding sequence ATGTTTTTAGAGGATAACACAGAATCGCTAAAGAACACTTATAAGACCGTTAAATTGTACCCTGAGCTTCAGGGTACTGGAAAAGGTGATAAAAAGCTAGAGGATGATATGGTCGTGAGGCAGAAATTCAAACCATGTGTCTCATTCAATACTTTTCCGTCATACATGGGGGATGACAATGGGGATGATGGATTAGACTTCCCCGGAGTGCAAATACCCAATGAATATACCATGGAGGAGTACtacgatgatgaatctgGGTATATGTCTAATAATATGGAATATTTTTTGAGGAATAACTACCTTACGGATAATAGTAAGTTCGGAGGCTCTCCGCCACCTAGGAATCTGAGCGACAAAGCAGCAGCACTAAACTCTATGTTCAGGATTGCACAAAATGGTAAGATAGTAAGAGTGGACTATCCGACAACTCCGACGATCACAAATGATGCCATCATAATTAACAGGGCCCAGCCGGGATGGAGCTCTGCATGGCTTGCGAGGAAATCCAGGATTGAAGAGAGAATTAAGGAAAAGCAGACGCATTTCAGATTCCCCCATATCACCTTCCCACAGCAGCCGTTGActaagaagagaataaTAAGTCATGACGGGTATACGCCAATCTCGAAAGATGAAAGGCGAAGGGAAAGGGTCTTGCAGGAGAAAGTCGGATTTCCAAACTCTCCAAAGACCATATTATGCCATGTGAGTGGCAGACGCCATACTTGGGTGGCATTGGATTGGGCTGTAAGAGAGCTGGCTCAAAGCACGGATCACATCGTGGTTGTCGCCAACATACCTAGGTTCGCAACTGCGAATTACGGTCGCAGTAGGTCTAATAACCGCTTTGGAGCTCCCAATGGTCGCCATAGATCCCGGTCAGCTGAACCCAAAAGTGCGTATATCACCGAAAGCCAGGGGGGTAGTGCAGAATGGACCTCTGGCTATTCCGCTGAAATGGTGAGTAACAAGCTCGAAGATATACTTACATATATCGCGGTAATTGTGCCTAAAGATATTAAAGTCAAAGTGACAGTTGAAATTGTCATAggaaagacaaagaagatattaGTAGATGCCATGAATGTCTATACACCAGATTTTTGCATTTCCACAACTCTAAAATGGCAACGGACCGACAGTTTGATCCTTTGGAAGGCCAAGAATTTGACGGATATTCTGTGTACCAAGTATCCTATACCCGTCGTCGTTATACCCGTTAAGAGGATGTACGAATTCGAAGCAGCTTTACAAAAAGATTTTGCGCCCAAGGAGAACACAGGAAGCTCTTCTGAAGATGTCTCGTCACAATCAGTGGATCAGCCGTCGAGACCCGATGGACAAGCACCACAATCGCCGACTATATGTCTTGAAGCGTCAGATATGGATTCAGAGTCGGATTTCTCTGATTCGAACAGCGATGGGGCCTCAGTCAGTACcacttcaaaagaagatctcaTCGAAGCTACAAAGAAACACAGAGAAGAGATATCTGAGGGTCTAAAAGAACTCGATGGCAAGGAACATAAAACGGCCATGCAAAAAAACACTGACAAACTAGACTTAATTACACAGGCATCATTGACATTTGCAATGCAAGTACAAAATATGAACCAGGAAGACAGAGAAGCCGGATTCACCCAGTTGAAAAGAGTGATTACTGGCGAAACGGAAAACAAGACACATACTGTTAGATCTATGGTTGATGTCGGCAGTTACCCTAAGAAATCTCACAACAAGCATGTCCCTAGCACCAAACCTCGTACTAGTCAGATTAAGTTTGCGTCCAATGTCAACGCCAGGGATGGTAATCGTGCTCTTGGAAATTCCAAGATTAAGGTCACCTCCCCGGAAAGCTctccaccaccaccaacGCACCCGCGGTCGAGCCATGATGAACCTTTACGTAAGACGAAGAGCTCTCAACCAACATCGATCCGCAAAGTGAGAAGTGCAAGCAATATCTCCCGCGTGAAATCGAATGAGTCCATGACAAGCAGTGGATCATCCTCCTCAGGCCGAAAGAAAGGTGGATTCCTTTCTATATTCAGGCATAGTGGCTCTCGAAGCCGCTCAACTAGTAGGCGTAATAGTGATGCCAGTGATACGGACGCCGTAAGCCTAAACGATAGTGATTCGGGCAAGAAACGTAGATCTAGACTATTTGGATTTGGTTAA
- the TDEL0A04760 gene encoding uncharacterized protein, translating to MGGSLLRSWIDSLWSRILSIFLFQKELSIAIIGLQNSGKTTLTHMLGGRPFEQDTVPTLGIQVSQFSLENSLIKVYDLGGQTRFQSLWERCFSKVDLIIYMIDLSDTMTLDESFEKLSKVMQMTQEDRIPMLVIGNKIDLIQEPKEKQTIATIPTYNYDSSERLRIDSTNSHLLKNADVLTRQVGVDLKNRQLHIPLRSSESQDIDVLPLNRDIAVFTMSCRNGLCISNVIDWIVQL from the coding sequence ATGGGAGGCAGCTTATTGCGGTCGTGGATAGACTCTCTGTGGTCAAGAATACTGTCGATCTTCCTGTTCCAAAAAGAGCTCAGTATCGCTATTATTGGGTTGCAAAACTCGGGCAAGACTACTTTAACCCACATGCTGGGGGGCAGGCCCTTTGAGCAGGATACAGTTCCAACTTTGGGAATCCAGGTAAGCCAGTTTTCACTTGAGAATAGTCTTATCAAGGTCTATGATCTGGGGGGGCAGACCAGGTTTCAATCGCTGTGGGAAAGATGCTTCAGTAAAGTAGACCTCATAATATACATGATAGACCTAAGTGATACTATGACGTTGGATGAATCCTTTGAGAAGCTTTCGAAAGTGATGCAGATGACCCAGGAAGATCGGATTCCAATGCTGGTAATAGGTAACAAGATAGACTTAATTCAAGAACCGAAAGAAAAGCAAACCATTGCAACAATACCGACTTACAACTACGATTCCAGTGAAAGGCTTCGAATAGATTCTACGAATTCccatttgttgaagaatgcTGATGTCCTGACCCGCCAAGTGGGTGTCGATCTCAAGAATCGACAGTTGCACATTCCTTTACGATCGTCAGAGTCGCAAGACATCGATGTGTTGCCTCTGAACAGGGATATAGCCGTGTTCACCATGAGTTGCAGAAACGGGCTCTGCATCAGTAACGTAATAGACTGGATTGTGCAACTTTGA
- the TDEL0A04770 gene encoding uncharacterized protein (similar to Saccharomyces cerevisiae YDR476C; ancestral locus Anc_5.610) — MSKAAQQAIVAHMNRDHRLALEDYLYVYGKVPITSHIRFVRMQNIELECMTLQFTHMELETDVEKIILLEPPLKDWNEARPRLVEMAHSAAAKRGLSTIQVNDMRYPSTVAEYALICAIFLPFLCYKFRGLLQWLPLPSVVLKFLDNDLVLGGIILFAVVTHLIEVVAILRPKLHFYRVPTDFLIEWYVFGMLEGYPCIKRLDRLAGELLKRQN, encoded by the coding sequence ATGTCGAAAGCAGCTCAGCAGGCTATTGTTGCCCACATGAACAGAGATCACAGGCTAGCCTTGGAGGATTATCTGTACGTTTATGGTAAAGTACCCATCACGAGCCACATTAGGTTTGTACGGATGCAGAACATCGAGCTGGAGTGTATGACATTGCAATTCACACATATGGAACTTGAGACTGACGTGGAGAAGATAATTCTGCTTGAACCCCCTTTGAAGGATTGGAACGAAGCTCGGCCAAGGCTAGTTGAGATGGCACACTCGGCAGCAGCTAAGAGGGGACTATCAACTATTCAGGTCAATGATATGAGGTATCCATCTACTGTGGCCGAATATGCGCTCATATGCGCTATATTCCTACCATTTTTATGCTATAAGTTTCGCGGCCTGCTTCAATGGCTTCCATTGCCCTCAGTTGTGCTCAAATTTCTCGATAATGATCTCGTTCTCGGAGGGATCATATTGTTTGCAGTAGTGACTCATTTAATTGAAGTAGTGGCTATCTTGAGACCCAAATTGCATTTTTATAGGGTGCCGactgatttcttgatcgAATGGTACGTATTTGGCATGCTAGAAGGCTATCCATGTATAAAGAGACTGGACCGACTAGCGGGTGAGCTTTTGAAACGTCAAAATTAA
- the SNF1 gene encoding AMP-activated serine/threonine-protein kinase catalytic subunit SNF1 (similar to Saccharomyces cerevisiae SNF1 (YDR477W); ancestral locus Anc_5.611), whose protein sequence is MSNNSRVESGSGHRHHHHHHHHHGHGSGQRSTLADGSRIGNYQIVKTLGEGSFGKVKLAYHVTTGQKVALKIINKKVLAKSDMQGRIEREISYLRLLRHPHIIKLYDVIKSKDEIIMVIEYAGNELFDYIVQRDKMSEKEARRFFQQIISAVEYCHRHKIVHRDLKPENLLLDEHLNVKIADFGLSNIMTDGNFLKTSCGSPNYAAPEVISGKLYAGPEVDVWSSGVILYVMLCRRLPFDDESIPVLFKNISNGVYTLPKFLSPGAAGLIKRMLIVNPLNRISIHEIMQDEWFKVDLPDYLIPADLKHQQPENEEAQTAAENGPHQEEIDDDLVNALSKTMGYEKDEIYESLESGHDSSALNEIRDAYNLIKENKSLIKDLKSDKSTCDELDTFLAQSPPTFQQRSTSDVNNQTNAAVGAQAPQQQASSRKMAAQQRTYHQTSFNDQSKEEDSTISILPTSLPQIHRANMLAQGLPAASKISPLVNKKSKTRWHFGIRSRSYPLDVMGEIYIALKNLGAEWAKPSEEDLWTIRVRWKYDVAQNKNNEKIPDLMKMVIQLFQIETNNYLVDFKFDGWESSHGEATKESNVSEDEMSTFSAYPFLHLTTRLIIMELAVNSQGG, encoded by the coding sequence ATGAGTAATAATAGTAGAGTGGAAAGTGGTTCCGGACACcgtcatcatcaccatcaccatcatcatcatgGTCACGGAAGCGGGCAGCGTTCGACCCTAGCGGACGGTTCAAGGATTGGTAACTATCAGATTGTTAAGACGCTTGGTGAAGGTTCCTTTGGTAAAGTGAAATTAGCCTATCATGTTACAACAGGTCAAAAAGTGGCGTTGAAGATTATTAACAAGAAAGTTTTGGCCAAGAGTGACATGCAGGGTCGAATTGAGCGTGAAATATCGTACCTACGTTTGTTGAGACACCCCCATATTATTAAGCTTTATGATGTGATCAAATCGAAGGACGAAATCATTATGGTGATCGAGTATGCCGGTAATGAACTGTTTGATTACATTGTTCAGAGGGATAAGATGAGCGAGAAAGAGGCTCGTAGGTTCTTCCAGCAAATTATCAGTGCTGTGGAATATTGTCACAGGCACAAGATTGTGCAtagagatttgaaaccagagAATCTATTGCTGGACGAGCATTTGAACGTCAAGATTGCCGATTTTGGGCTGTCTAATATTATGACAGATGgtaatttcttgaagactTCTTGTGGTTCACCCAATTATGCTGCTCCCGAAGTTATCAGTGGTAAGTTGTACGCAGGTCCTGAAGTTGACGTGTGGTCTTCAGGTGTCATTCTCTATGTGATGCTGTGTCGCCGCTTACCCTTTGACGATGAGAGTATTCCCGTGTTATTTAAGAACATCAGTAATGGTGTTTACACATTGCCCAAGTTTCTGTCTCCAGGTGCTGCTGGGTTGATCAAGAGAATGCTTATCGTCAATCCCTTGAACAGAATCAGTATCCACGAGATCATGCAAGATGAATGGTTTAAAGTCGATCTACCAGATTATCTGATCCCAGCGGATTTGAAGCATCAACAGccagagaatgaagagGCTCAAACTGCGGCAGAGAACGGCCCACACcaggaagaaattgatgacgaTCTTGTTAACGCTTTGTCTAAGACTATGGGTtatgaaaaggatgaaatttACGAATCTTTGGAGTCTGGTCATGACAGCTCAGCTTTAAATGAGATTAGAGACGCCTACAACTTAATCAAGGAAAATAAGTCTCTCATTAAGGATCTTAAGTCGGATAAAAGTACATGTGATGAACTCGATACTTTCCTTGCTCAATCCCCTCCGACATTCCAACAAAGAAGTACAAGCGATGTGAACAATCAGACAAATGCTGCTGTTGGAGCTCAAGCACCACAACAGCAGGCCTCATCGCGCAAAATGGCCGCTCAGCAGAGAACTTACCAccaaacttctttcaatgatcagagcaaagaagaggacTCCACAATCTCAATCCTCCCAACTTCATTACCACAAATTCACAGAGCAAATATGCTTGCTCAAGGGCTACCAGCTGCGTCCAAGATATCACCTTTGGTGAACAAGAAGTCTAAGACAAGATGGCATTTCGGTATACGGTCACGGTCCTACCCATTAGATGTCATGGGCGAAATTTACatagctttgaaaaatctcgGTGCCGAGTGGGCCAAGCcctctgaagaagatctatGGACCATCAGAGTTCGCTGGAAGTACGATGTTGCTCAAAACAAGAACAACGAGAAAATTCCAGACCTCATGAAAATGGTCATCCAGCTCTTCCAAATCGAGACTAATAATTACCTTGTGGACTTCAAA